GAGTGCAAATCTCATGCCTGGGATAAATGCCAATGCCCGGCcgtttccttctcctcaacagACCATAGGAGAAGAATTTGGATTCCATCGTCATCCTGATacgagagaagaagagtacgatgatgaagaggagatcgaagaGGACAACGGGCATCCCGCCGCAAACGGGGATGCgcccaagaagaaaaacaagaagaagaagaaaaagggagccaacgctgctgctgccctACCTACTTCTGTAGAACcgcctgctcctcttcctccccttccgccGCCGTCTACTCTTTCAAAGATCCCTCGCGCCCCCGCGCCTGTACCCCAGCCTCAGCCTCCTGGACATCAACCCCAACTTCTCTCGCAACAACCGCCCTCACTtaatcctcctccacctcccacACCTGCTCCAGCTCCTATTCCTACGCCTCCCAGTTCCCGTGCAGCAGGCAAGCAGCCCATGGGAACAAACCCTCCTGTTAATCCCCCTGCTCGATCAGCTCGTGCCGCCGGCAAAGCACCCGCTAGTTCAGCCCCTCCACACAACGCACACGCAGGTCACAGCCACAATCACCCGCCGACTGCCAAGCCTCCTCCCAAGGGCAAATCTCCTGCCACAGCACCTCCAGCCAAGATATGGACGCAGTCTTCAGCTGAAGACCGAGAAAATATCAGGGTATTCTGGCTTGGACTGTCAGAAGCTGAGCGTCGAGATTTGTTACGTATAGAAAAAGATGCGGTGTtaaaaaagatgaaggagcagCATCGACATTCATGTGGCTGTGCAGTTTGcggcaggaagaaggttaACATCGAAATGGAGCTCGATCAATTATACGAGCAGTATTATGATGAGCTTCGTTCATACGCAGCCGAACAGCGAGTCGCCGCCAATGGTCTTCGTCCACCTCCAAATGGTGCCGGCCCTTTCCCAGGAAGCGTTGAGGTCGACGCCAATGGTACCGTTACTCAATATGATCATCGAGCGCCGGAGCTGCATGATCATGATCCAGACGATCTTGATGGCGAAGAAAGCGAGgaatatgatgatgacgacgattatgcggatgatgatgaattggacgatgatgatatcggAACAGACGAGGCTGATGTCGGggatgagattgatgaaCCTCCCCCTCCGCCGCCTGTCACCCATCGTCAGCAGCCTCGGCGACCTCCTGTGAAAGCCTCTTCCCGATCTGAGGGTGGAGATGATTTCTTGTCTTTCGGATCTAACCTGGCGACCATCAAAGGTAAGTTCTGTCTGGTTCAAACTCTCTCGAGGGGGGCTTACGCTAAGTTTCATCTGGTGTTCTCTTTACCGCTTGTGCCCAGGAGGTATACTCACCATTGCGGATGATATGCTCAAGAACGACGGGACCAAATTTTTGGAAATGATGGAACAGCTAGCTATTCGGAGATCTGTAAGGGAAGAGCAAAATTTGAGGGATATGCAGGAAGAAacagatgaggaggaggaagaggaagatgacgatgagagTCGAGAGTAAGTAGTATTTATTGATGTTTTTCGATGACCTGGGACTGACTATTATTACAGCGAGCCTATGACCGAGAAGGAGcgagcagaagaaggtaaaCGAATGTTCCAAATTTTTGCCGCCCGAATGTTCGAACAGCGCGTACTGCAAGCTTATCGCGAGCGGGTCGCGAAGCAGCGCGAAGAACAGTTGCTTCgtgagctggaggaagaagaggattcAAAGCGTGctaaagaggagaagaaggccaaggaagcacagaaaaagaaagacaagaagaagtaagtGTTTCTCTCGATGAGTTATCAATTGACTTGGCACGCGTTGACGATATCGGACTTAGGGcgcaaaagcaaaaggccgaagaagagcgcCTTGCTCGCGAAGCGGCactggaagaggagaaaaggcaagCTAAGCTacgcaaagaagaagcagagcGAGAACGCATACGaagacaggaagaagagcgtgTTCGACGCGAAGCGGTGAAGCGTGCTGCCCAGGAAGAAGCACAGCGTCAAGCGCTGGAACGTAAGAGAAGGcagcaggaggagaaagaacgggaagaggaggctgCAAGGAAAAAGCGCGAACGCGAGGAGAAGGCTAagaaagagcgagaagcgcgagagaaagagttgaaggagaaggaaaaggaaaaggagaggaaagaacgTGAAACTAAGGCTGCGAAGGAAaaagctgaaaaggaaaagatagCGAGAGAGACCTTTGAAAAGGCCGAAAGGGATCGAATGGCGAAAGAAGCCAAGGAAAAAGCTGAGAAAAACCGTCAGGAGAAACTGGAAGCCGCTCGGATGGAAAAactgaggaaagaggaggcaACCAGAAAAGAGCGAGAAGCGGTTGAGCAAGCAAAAATTATTGCTGCTCAACAAGCACAACGCGAACGTGCTGCTAAAGCTGAAAAGAACACTGTCGACAAAGCAGCTGCCGAGCGGGTTTCCGCTGCTCGCGTGGCTCCTGTTGCTGTAGCTCCTGTTGCTGTAACCGTGCCGGCATTAGCGACTTTGGGTCTTAAATCTCCCTCAAAGGGTTCTACTCCGCAGTCTGTACCCCCTGTCCCTCAACTGTCGCCTGCTAAAGGAGCCGCTCGTCCGATCGCCAGTGCCACTCCAGTACGACCGATGCAGAAAACTCCCACGGCGTACTATCCACAGCCTGTTCCTCCTGCTGGTGTTACTAGCTTCCCCAGAATGCCTTTGGCTCAAAACTTTGGTCCTCCTGGCCTCCGGCCCACGTATTCCACTGGGTCACCTGCCTTTTCCCCTCCTCATGCAAATGGCTCTTCGATATCTCCCAACCCGCCGTCAAGGGGATTCACCGATCCGAGTCCGCCAGGGTTTGACCACAACTTGCGTACGGCTCCTATCGGTGTGGGATTCCCTCCAGTCAAGCCTTCGTGTCGTATTCCTTCAGTGGTGGACGACACGTTTTCCCCTACTGCGCCTGTGTCTCGCAGTCTTTCTAGTGCAGGTGAAATAGgtt
This genomic window from Cryptococcus deuterogattii R265 chromosome 9, complete sequence contains:
- a CDS encoding stress response protein NST1 codes for the protein MSSKSQQPPTGLSKSAAKKRSKKAAKQSQNPQPQSAPQTSSQTPASVPPLPPASVPDPLDPAFFNFPGPGSYPIDVQYDDTAYYGQVDVPLSQGNFPGSYSIDYNLSLQNGSQIAGLSAPFNITHDDLISAANELYKRMADPEFGSDDAYWSSLPPHIRQFIRDAVPFTGSISQSTPGTTSSQRTMYQMAQQIVQAASQGMGLGHGMSANLMPGINANARPFPSPQQTIGEEFGFHRHPDTREEEYDDEEEIEEDNGHPAANGDAPKKKNKKKKKKGANAAAALPTSVEPPAPLPPLPPPSTLSKIPRAPAPVPQPQPPGHQPQLLSQQPPSLNPPPPPTPAPAPIPTPPSSRAAGKQPMGTNPPVNPPARSARAAGKAPASSAPPHNAHAGHSHNHPPTAKPPPKGKSPATAPPAKIWTQSSAEDRENIRVFWLGLSEAERRDLLRIEKDAVLKKMKEQHRHSCGCAVCGRKKVNIEMELDQLYEQYYDELRSYAAEQRVAANGLRPPPNGAGPFPGSVEVDANGTVTQYDHRAPELHDHDPDDLDGEESEEYDDDDDYADDDELDDDDIGTDEADVGDEIDEPPPPPPVTHRQQPRRPPVKASSRSEGGDDFLSFGSNLATIKGGILTIADDMLKNDGTKFLEMMEQLAIRRSVREEQNLRDMQEETDEEEEEEDDDESRDEPMTEKERAEEGKRMFQIFAARMFEQRVLQAYRERVAKQREEQLLRELEEEEDSKRAKEEKKAKEAQKKKDKKKAQKQKAEEERLAREAALEEEKRQAKLRKEEAERERIRRQEEERVRREAVKRAAQEEAQRQALERKRRQQEEKEREEEAARKKREREEKAKKEREAREKELKEKEKEKERKERETKAAKEKAEKEKIARETFEKAERDRMAKEAKEKAEKNRQEKLEAARMEKLRKEEATRKEREAVEQAKIIAAQQAQRERAAKAEKNTVDKAAAERVSAARVAPVAVAPVAVTVPALATLGLKSPSKGSTPQSVPPVPQLSPAKGAARPIASATPVRPMQKTPTAYYPQPVPPAGVTSFPRMPLAQNFGPPGLRPTYSTGSPAFSPPHANGSSISPNPPSRGFTDPSPPGFDHNLRTAPIGVGFPPVKPSCRIPSVVDDTFSPTAPVSRSLSSAGEIGSLISGSATPDDYRPTPPAPIAPPNLGPIGRPSFSDGQTSGLNALRSSSPPSDRVLGSAALGADDEIVQPQQRRPTTSWDMPTAAPGSGRWSASPSIWGSGDPTPASGWGAPGGMPTVGERPGPPPGLSLSPGAGASVLGQRQPSFGGIGSPFAGVGAVGSVIGGGMGVTVGGGLVQGHVGGGGYSQGLFSPQQQQQQQLQLQLQLQQQQQQQQ